A genome region from Bacteroidota bacterium includes the following:
- a CDS encoding ABC transporter ATP-binding protein — protein sequence MRFGGLTAVGDLNAIVEPMGLVGLIGPNGAGKTTVFNVITGVYQPTEGEVRFFDRSLKGLKPSEITRVGISRTFQNIRLFRGMSVFDNIRVSFAPRAVNRTFGSLARLGGFYSEEKEIAKKIDELLEFFNLRHVRDEQATSLPYGDQRRVEIIRALATQPKLLLLDEPAAGMNPTEKHNLMKLIRQLRDEFKIAILLIEHDMSLVMGVCEKIMVLDYGVKIAEGTPKEISANERVIEAYLGEVAHA from the coding sequence ATGCGTTTCGGCGGCCTCACGGCGGTCGGAGATCTCAATGCCATTGTCGAACCGATGGGCCTTGTGGGGCTGATCGGTCCGAACGGTGCGGGAAAGACGACCGTCTTTAATGTGATCACCGGTGTGTACCAGCCCACCGAAGGAGAGGTTCGCTTTTTCGATCGTTCGCTCAAGGGTCTCAAGCCAAGCGAGATCACGCGCGTGGGCATTTCGCGCACATTCCAGAATATCCGTCTCTTCCGCGGGATGTCGGTCTTCGACAATATTCGCGTCTCGTTTGCGCCGCGGGCGGTCAATCGCACGTTCGGTTCGCTTGCGCGCCTCGGCGGCTTCTATTCCGAAGAGAAAGAAATCGCGAAGAAGATCGACGAGTTACTCGAATTTTTCAATCTGCGGCATGTGCGCGACGAACAGGCGACGAGCCTGCCGTATGGCGATCAGCGCCGTGTCGAGATCATCCGTGCACTTGCTACCCAGCCGAAGCTGCTGTTGCTCGACGAACCTGCCGCCGGGATGAACCCGACCGAGAAGCATAATTTAATGAAGCTCATCCGTCAGCTTCGCGACGAATTCAAGATCGCGATTCTCTTGATCGAACACGATATGAGCCTCGTCATGGGCGTGTGCGAAAAGATCATGGTGCTCGATTACGGCGTAAAGATCGCCGAAGGCACGCCGAAAGAGATCAGCGCCAACGAGCGTGTCATCGAAGCGTATCTCGGTGAGGTGGCGCATGCTTGA
- a CDS encoding SpoIIE family protein phosphatase, with product MPAPQTTTHNPQPDLERDLRRERFAMRSLLEFARTLTPDLGPVGILKSIQRTIMGKALITDGFAYLSDGADVGERRYRLVSHSGLRSFPFPETITFEDLETWLFSPPEGVRTTLPVFDSEQNDILAFLGFGKPLVGTTDLGEEGNYLESLSLLAGMAITNARLFEAERERERLEAELRLAREIQQSLLPAQLPHLDGLAFEAFNKQSELVGGDYYDVIPLSEDRALLVIADVVGKGASAAILMSNVQASLHALVPQLRGGQTTLEELAATLNTLIYESTTAERFVTAILAIVDTSANELQTIVCGHPRPIISRDGITEEVPTGGLPLGVLPRAEYSSHCSRFAKGALVFLYTDGLSEAVHRTNNSLLGAQGVARLVSELANQPDVDLAHYLAAPKTYEIRDDLTVLMCIRN from the coding sequence GTGCCGGCGCCGCAGACCACGACCCACAATCCGCAACCTGACCTCGAGCGCGACCTGCGCCGCGAACGATTCGCGATGCGGTCGCTGCTGGAATTTGCACGTACGCTCACGCCGGATCTCGGTCCTGTCGGGATCCTCAAGAGCATCCAGCGTACGATCATGGGAAAGGCGCTTATCACCGACGGGTTCGCATATCTGAGCGACGGCGCAGATGTCGGTGAACGCCGCTACCGGCTCGTCTCGCATTCCGGTTTGCGCTCGTTCCCATTCCCCGAGACGATCACCTTCGAAGATTTGGAAACGTGGCTATTCTCGCCGCCCGAAGGCGTGCGCACGACGCTGCCGGTATTCGATTCGGAGCAGAACGATATTCTCGCATTTCTGGGATTCGGAAAGCCGCTCGTCGGGACGACCGACCTCGGCGAGGAAGGAAATTATCTCGAATCGCTTTCGCTGTTGGCGGGGATGGCGATCACGAATGCGCGGCTTTTCGAAGCCGAACGCGAACGCGAACGCCTCGAAGCGGAACTTCGCCTTGCGCGCGAGATTCAACAATCGTTGCTTCCGGCACAGCTTCCGCATCTCGACGGACTTGCATTCGAAGCGTTCAATAAACAGAGCGAACTCGTCGGCGGCGATTACTATGATGTCATTCCGCTCAGCGAGGATCGTGCGCTACTAGTGATTGCCGATGTGGTGGGCAAGGGCGCAAGCGCCGCGATCCTGATGTCGAATGTGCAGGCCTCGCTGCATGCGCTGGTGCCGCAGTTGCGCGGCGGACAAACGACGCTCGAAGAACTTGCGGCCACACTCAATACCCTCATCTACGAGAGCACTACAGCCGAGCGGTTCGTTACGGCGATTCTTGCAATCGTCGATACTTCGGCCAACGAGCTGCAGACGATTGTGTGCGGACACCCGAGGCCGATCATTTCTCGCGATGGGATCACCGAAGAAGTGCCGACCGGCGGTCTGCCGCTCGGTGTGTTGCCCCGAGCGGAGTATAGCTCGCATTGTTCCCGGTTCGCGAAGGGTGCACTGGTGTTCCTCTATACCGACGGGCTTTCGGAGGCTGTGCACCGCACGAATAACAGCCTGCTTGGTGCGCAGGGGGTGGCTCGGCTGGTCTCCGAGCTCGCTAACCAACCGGACGTCGACCTCGCGCACTATCTTGCTGCACCCAAGACCTACGAGATCCGCGACGACCTGACGGTGCTGATGTGTATAAGGAATTAG
- the pyrF gene encoding orotidine-5'-phosphate decarboxylase produces the protein MTFHQKIRSAQFTNKSLLCVGLDTDPRKIPHILHNDADPVASFNKAIIDATKDIVCAYKPNLAYYEALGPKGLDSILATLEAIPHNIVSIADVKRGDIGSTSDQYATAYQLTMPFDCVTLSPYMGRDSVEPFLRDEHRGAFFLGLTSNPGAKDFQYLELAGGKKLYEHVADTVAEWNDEFGNCGLVVGATKPSELADLRARAPRLPFLVPGVGAQGGSLPEVLEANAGGIALINASRSICYASNGPDFAEAAREAALEMVGEMRRLAD, from the coding sequence ATGACGTTTCATCAAAAGATCAGATCGGCTCAATTCACGAATAAATCGCTTCTCTGTGTCGGTCTCGACACCGACCCACGGAAGATCCCACATATTTTGCACAACGATGCCGACCCCGTCGCGTCGTTCAACAAAGCGATCATCGATGCGACGAAAGACATCGTTTGTGCCTACAAGCCGAACCTTGCATACTATGAAGCGCTCGGCCCCAAAGGACTCGACAGCATTCTGGCAACGCTCGAAGCGATCCCGCACAACATCGTCAGTATAGCCGACGTCAAGCGCGGCGATATCGGTTCGACGAGCGATCAGTATGCGACGGCGTATCAACTGACCATGCCGTTCGATTGCGTGACGCTCAGTCCGTATATGGGCCGTGATAGCGTCGAGCCGTTTCTGCGCGACGAACATCGCGGTGCGTTCTTTCTCGGGCTCACATCGAACCCCGGAGCGAAAGACTTCCAGTATCTCGAACTTGCCGGCGGCAAGAAGCTCTACGAACACGTAGCCGATACCGTAGCCGAATGGAACGATGAGTTCGGCAACTGCGGGCTCGTTGTCGGCGCGACGAAGCCGTCGGAGCTTGCCGATCTTCGTGCTCGAGCTCCGAGGCTGCCGTTTCTTGTGCCAGGCGTCGGCGCACAAGGCGGATCGCTTCCCGAAGTGCTCGAAGCAAACGCCGGAGGGATCGCGCTTATCAACGCCAGCCGCTCAATCTGCTACGCATCGAACGGCCCCGACTTCGCCGAAGCCGCCCGCGAAGCAGCCCTCGAGATGGTTGGCGAGATGCGACGCCTCGCCGACTAA
- the gcvT gene encoding glycine cleavage system aminomethyltransferase GcvT produces the protein MKRTPFYEKHVALGAKMVEFGGFEMPVQYPKGIIAEHKIVREGGVGVFDVSHMGEFFVSGPDALAFLQYITVNDVSTLAPGKAQYSALPLPSGGIIDDLIVYMIEPNKYMCVVNASTTEKDWAHFSEQSKRFDVTLVNMSDETALLAIQGAKSIETMQKLTDVKLLDIPYYNYAVGKIAGVDAIISRTGYTGELGIEIYIPAEHGVANKVWDAIFDAGKEFGIEPIGLGARDTLRLEQGYCLYGNDIDETTTPLEAGLGWITKLNKATPCLAADALKAQKEAGVKRKLVGFVIDEKGAIGRHGHPIVNEAGEKIGEVTSGNLSPMNGKAIGLGYVPTECSKEGTEITIEVRAGKRAKALLTKPPFVQPHTKG, from the coding sequence TTGAAACGTACACCGTTCTACGAAAAGCATGTCGCCCTCGGCGCCAAGATGGTCGAATTCGGCGGCTTTGAAATGCCAGTGCAGTATCCGAAAGGGATTATTGCCGAGCACAAGATTGTCCGCGAAGGCGGCGTCGGCGTGTTCGACGTCTCGCACATGGGCGAGTTCTTCGTCTCAGGCCCCGATGCGCTGGCATTCCTCCAATATATAACGGTCAACGACGTGAGCACGCTCGCACCGGGAAAAGCGCAGTATAGTGCGCTGCCGTTGCCAAGCGGTGGAATCATCGACGATTTGATCGTCTATATGATCGAGCCGAATAAGTATATGTGCGTCGTCAATGCATCCACGACCGAAAAGGATTGGGCACACTTTAGCGAGCAGTCGAAACGCTTCGATGTTACCCTGGTGAATATGTCCGACGAGACCGCATTACTGGCGATCCAGGGTGCGAAGTCGATCGAGACGATGCAGAAGCTGACGGATGTCAAGCTGCTCGATATTCCATATTATAATTATGCCGTCGGCAAGATCGCAGGTGTGGATGCGATTATCTCCCGTACCGGATACACCGGCGAGCTCGGGATCGAGATTTATATTCCCGCAGAGCATGGCGTGGCAAACAAGGTGTGGGATGCGATCTTCGATGCGGGCAAAGAATTTGGGATCGAACCCATCGGTCTGGGCGCACGCGATACGTTGCGGTTGGAACAGGGCTACTGCTTGTACGGCAACGATATCGACGAGACGACTACGCCGCTCGAAGCCGGACTCGGCTGGATCACCAAGCTCAACAAAGCAACCCCGTGCCTGGCAGCCGATGCGCTCAAGGCTCAGAAAGAAGCGGGAGTAAAGCGGAAGCTCGTTGGGTTCGTTATTGACGAGAAAGGCGCGATCGGCCGTCACGGACATCCGATTGTCAACGAAGCCGGTGAGAAGATCGGCGAAGTGACGAGCGGCAACTTGTCGCCGATGAACGGTAAAGCGATCGGCCTCGGCTACGTACCGACGGAATGTTCGAAGGAAGGTACCGAGATTACGATCGAAGTACGCGCCGGCAAACGGGCGAAGGCGCTCCTCACGAAGCCGCCGTTCGTCCAACCGCACACGAAAGGCTAA
- a CDS encoding C39 family peptidase yields MKAIWVVLVALTAFSGMPQPKRPPIHQLQLCVPIISQHSDELCWAGCTEMVMRYFRDSSWNQCSLARENYILYYTTLFAPPTYRDSMLADTASIMCHGDSVPDQYNMQGYPFFVPYLASMNVLPKYALRSPSSCPWDTILAAIDRNQPVIFQWNAGPVDQFDSAHAGSHFMVADGYATTEHLGTSRWVSINDTWPQSTFGKAGQHAQIAYNNFNYTSRSYSPWSNGAIMNSKGAVYIVGLR; encoded by the coding sequence ATGAAGGCTATCTGGGTCGTGCTCGTTGCATTGACCGCATTTTCAGGGATGCCGCAGCCAAAGCGGCCCCCGATACACCAACTTCAGCTTTGCGTCCCGATCATTTCTCAGCATAGTGATGAGCTTTGTTGGGCGGGGTGCACCGAGATGGTCATGCGGTATTTTCGCGATAGCTCGTGGAATCAATGCTCGCTTGCCCGTGAGAACTACATCCTCTATTACACGACTCTCTTCGCTCCGCCGACCTACCGCGATTCAATGCTGGCCGACACCGCGAGCATCATGTGCCATGGAGATTCGGTACCAGATCAGTATAATATGCAAGGGTATCCTTTCTTTGTTCCGTATTTGGCAAGCATGAATGTTCTGCCCAAGTACGCACTACGCTCGCCCAGTTCTTGTCCGTGGGATACGATCCTGGCGGCCATCGATCGAAATCAGCCCGTAATCTTCCAATGGAATGCGGGGCCGGTAGATCAGTTCGATAGCGCACACGCGGGCTCCCACTTTATGGTAGCCGACGGATACGCGACCACCGAGCACCTTGGCACAAGCCGATGGGTTTCGATCAACGATACGTGGCCGCAAAGCACATTCGGCAAGGCGGGGCAACATGCGCAGATCGCATACAATAATTTCAACTACACTTCCCGGTCTTATTCGCCCTGGAGCAACGGTGCGATAATGAATTCGAAGGGAGCAGTGTACATTGTGGGACTACGATAG
- a CDS encoding DUF2851 family protein, whose amino-acid sequence MSRSVRESILQLMWREPKRYLIASPRLADGTRIDILHPGDFNDHRGGPDFLGARIAIDGIVISGDIELHRNTSDWDKHGHTSDPNYAAVILHVVLDADEEIHPHLPTLLLRENLRFDERSFWQRLFEARYARAPELPCYPHNLAVPMKRKRALIAQMATLRLDELVSRYECGSHEALLDAVYAHVMDALGYSENRAPMKELARLLPRAFLQTVRERENAASLRSIFEALYFGVAGLLDAPSEAYSSETNEYLLDLGAKWQSLQVDYDIPATLARNDWAFFRIRPTNTPYRRVALAASLAARYFSRSDFSLAEELRFDDETNWWLTHTSYTSVLDEAQSLLGDERLRAIEINVLLPARIAALRLRGTDAASVTNEKILRREWEEAPSRSSATYMQTIEQELLEGERLRTTAGEQGALHLYRTYCSCGRCAECPVGKQLIEAGWQAPLA is encoded by the coding sequence GTGAGCCGTTCTGTCAGAGAGTCTATTCTACAATTGATGTGGCGCGAGCCGAAGCGGTACCTCATCGCATCTCCTCGCCTCGCAGACGGCACGCGCATCGACATACTCCATCCCGGCGACTTCAACGATCATCGCGGCGGCCCCGATTTTCTTGGCGCGCGCATCGCAATCGACGGTATCGTCATCAGCGGCGACATCGAACTCCACCGTAACACGAGCGATTGGGATAAACACGGGCATACATCCGACCCGAACTACGCAGCAGTCATCCTGCACGTCGTACTCGATGCCGACGAAGAGATCCATCCGCATCTGCCGACACTCCTGCTCCGGGAGAATCTCCGATTCGACGAACGCTCGTTCTGGCAGCGACTCTTCGAAGCGCGATACGCGCGTGCGCCGGAATTGCCGTGTTATCCGCATAACCTCGCCGTACCGATGAAGCGCAAGCGTGCGCTCATCGCACAAATGGCGACGCTCCGGCTCGACGAACTGGTGTCGCGATATGAGTGTGGTTCGCATGAGGCGCTGCTCGATGCGGTATACGCTCATGTGATGGACGCGCTCGGATACAGCGAGAATCGTGCGCCGATGAAAGAACTTGCACGCCTCTTGCCACGTGCGTTCTTACAAACCGTTCGTGAGCGTGAGAATGCGGCGTCGCTGCGCAGCATCTTCGAAGCGTTGTATTTCGGTGTGGCGGGATTGCTCGATGCGCCATCGGAAGCGTATTCGAGCGAGACAAACGAATATCTGCTCGATCTCGGCGCGAAGTGGCAAAGCCTTCAGGTGGATTACGATATCCCTGCAACGCTTGCCCGAAACGACTGGGCATTCTTCCGCATCCGCCCGACAAACACGCCCTATCGCCGCGTTGCGCTTGCAGCTTCGCTGGCAGCGCGGTATTTCTCCCGATCCGATTTCTCGCTTGCAGAGGAGTTGCGCTTCGATGACGAAACGAACTGGTGGCTCACACACACAAGCTATACGAGCGTTCTCGACGAAGCACAGTCGCTTCTTGGCGACGAACGCCTTCGCGCGATCGAGATCAATGTGTTGCTCCCGGCACGCATCGCTGCACTTCGTCTGCGCGGAACGGACGCTGCATCCGTGACGAACGAGAAGATATTGCGCCGCGAATGGGAAGAGGCACCGTCGCGTTCGAGCGCAACGTACATGCAAACGATCGAACAAGAACTACTCGAAGGCGAACGACTCCGCACGACAGCAGGCGAACAAGGTGCGTTGCATCTGTATCGTACGTATTGCTCATGCGGCAGATGCGCCGAGTGTCCGGTCGGGAAGCAGTTGATCGAGGCGGGATGGCAGGCGCCGCTCGCATAG
- a CDS encoding ROK family protein, producing MDQSVEQSALSQNLAIGVDIGGTSIKFAVVDLDKGKTVKDTSCPTPNATADEIAALVARYVNVLVHSYPDISAVGMGVPGAMNPERTMVHYPPNFTHWTTEPFAEMVASKLVTIDKVMMDNDAKCAALAEMHFGSAKNEKFFLHATLGTGVGGAIVSDGEIYRGAFGGAGEFGHVIVDCNGPVSLSGIRGVLEGYIGQRYLSERTIEKLAKYKKETPLRQFVSSGHLEPKQIAEAAAAGDAFSTEVLAEAGKYLGVAMATVASLLDIRLFIVSGGVAQAGDILLEPAREALRANVLEQQRSSVEIRASKLGTKAGVIGAALLTV from the coding sequence ATGGACCAATCCGTCGAACAATCCGCCCTATCCCAGAATCTCGCCATCGGTGTTGATATCGGTGGCACATCCATCAAATTTGCCGTTGTCGATCTCGACAAAGGAAAGACCGTTAAGGACACCTCGTGCCCGACGCCGAATGCGACAGCCGACGAAATTGCCGCGTTGGTTGCACGCTACGTGAACGTACTCGTGCACTCCTATCCCGATATTTCCGCCGTGGGGATGGGCGTCCCCGGTGCGATGAACCCGGAGCGCACGATGGTGCACTATCCGCCGAACTTCACGCACTGGACCACCGAGCCGTTCGCCGAGATGGTTGCCTCGAAACTGGTGACGATCGACAAAGTGATGATGGATAACGATGCGAAATGTGCGGCACTTGCCGAGATGCATTTCGGCTCGGCGAAGAACGAGAAATTCTTTTTACACGCAACGCTCGGCACGGGCGTCGGCGGGGCGATCGTCAGTGACGGCGAAATTTATCGCGGCGCGTTTGGCGGCGCGGGCGAGTTCGGGCACGTGATCGTCGATTGCAACGGCCCTGTGTCGCTCTCCGGTATCCGCGGCGTGCTCGAAGGATATATCGGCCAGCGTTACCTCTCCGAGCGGACGATCGAAAAACTTGCGAAGTATAAGAAGGAAACGCCGCTGCGTCAGTTTGTGTCGAGCGGCCATCTCGAGCCGAAGCAGATCGCCGAGGCTGCCGCTGCAGGCGATGCATTCTCGACAGAGGTGCTTGCCGAAGCGGGGAAATACCTCGGTGTTGCGATGGCGACAGTCGCATCGCTGCTCGATATTCGTCTCTTTATCGTTAGTGGCGGCGTCGCGCAGGCAGGAGACATCCTTCTCGAACCGGCGCGAGAAGCGCTGCGTGCAAACGTACTCGAGCAGCAGCGCTCGTCCGTCGAGATTCGAGCATCGAAGCTCGGCACGAAAGCCGGCGTGATCGGTGCGGCGCTTTTAACAGTGTAA
- a CDS encoding type II toxin-antitoxin system RelE/ParE family toxin, whose translation MKVEFLQQFLKDIDRLQDPVVRAELVNLIERLESAPSLREIPQVKKLKGFKTAYRIRLKQYRVGFYYDNGVIELVRCLDRRDIYRRFP comes from the coding sequence ATGAAGGTTGAATTCCTTCAGCAGTTCTTGAAGGACATCGATCGTTTGCAGGATCCGGTCGTCCGCGCGGAGTTGGTGAATCTGATAGAGCGGCTAGAGTCTGCCCCTTCTCTTCGCGAGATTCCGCAGGTCAAGAAGCTCAAAGGATTCAAGACGGCCTATCGAATTCGCCTGAAACAGTACAGGGTTGGGTTCTACTACGACAATGGTGTGATAGAACTCGTGCGGTGTCTCGATCGCCGCGACATCTACAGACGATTTCCATAA
- a CDS encoding DUF4062 domain-containing protein, which produces MRSSEFRVFLSSTFRDLQPEREQLVKKVFPRIRAVCRERGVEFTEIDLRWGITAEESRSGKAVRICLDEIGKCAPYFIGILGSRYGWAPGLDELQKDGECLERYPWLEELGREHKSITEMEITHGALHRDTTDSAFFYEQVSRLDDIPDYEREKFDSLKHRIRERGFACRMFASPEELGEHVYRDLLALLDRDYPIEQELTPVELERAPHLAYSVNRRRSYVANPEYLRRFEAHVDSDDIPLILWGRSGLGKSALVAYLTHEYKKQHPDAFVISHFIGAAAAGSDPEDVMRQVMMEIKERYALDDEIPQDDQKIREEFPAWLAKVQNEKLILAIDALNQLTGVAEELHWLPEFIPSHVRLVVSTTPGHTLEQLRKHQWQELELQPLDVPTRERIANEYLLQYNKKLTPEQLAFIANDPKCESPLFLRTLIEELRVFGRHTTLDEHIASYLASRDERELFAHILARMEDDFGEATVRSVMQTIYASRYGLSQTELYGITKLSQLALSEFLIALEYHLMQRSGLYTFFHNYLREAVEARYLSTEEDLRSAHRTIAEYWTTQPYTTRRRDEEPWQWQQVGDMTRLRDCLLAPGMVAMLDTDHERYEAFGFWRTLGGVEIEPGYGRTLLNSGLSAKRMVEAFLNTIDLLVLADEHHKAEALFNAGRHEFESLGIVEEQRLWLREREILILNHLGRTDEVIARTEAMLADEKAMSVHPTLRIELLDNLSHAYSRVDNFAEAERIIRISIDESKEIYGNYSPKLFPRLNSLASNLTFQGQFEEAEKYLSELVHGTIEQTGYEHPSVAYQLMQLASCRTLAGRLDGVIEDLEIAESIFIKTLGKEHFYTCNCGLRLAEAKRLLNDFVGACSILTDIMEIMERKYPRHLETAVWGIALGFNYYLMGDYASAIPYYEKFLPRLVELLGVDNPEVVRRRDRLAEMKEKLSQVSPKIR; this is translated from the coding sequence ATGCGCTCATCCGAATTTCGCGTGTTTCTTTCTTCTACGTTTCGGGATCTTCAGCCCGAACGCGAACAGCTCGTCAAAAAAGTATTTCCGCGCATTCGTGCTGTGTGCCGCGAGCGCGGCGTCGAGTTCACTGAGATCGATCTGCGCTGGGGGATCACCGCCGAAGAATCGCGCTCCGGCAAAGCGGTTCGTATTTGTCTCGACGAAATCGGTAAGTGCGCGCCGTATTTCATCGGCATCCTCGGCTCGCGCTACGGTTGGGCCCCTGGGCTTGACGAGTTACAGAAGGATGGCGAATGCCTCGAACGCTATCCGTGGCTCGAAGAACTTGGCCGCGAGCACAAGAGCATCACCGAGATGGAGATCACGCACGGAGCACTGCATCGCGATACGACAGACTCCGCCTTCTTTTACGAACAGGTCTCGCGTCTCGACGACATCCCCGACTACGAACGTGAGAAATTCGACTCACTGAAGCATCGCATCCGCGAGCGTGGCTTTGCCTGCCGCATGTTCGCGTCGCCGGAAGAACTCGGCGAGCACGTCTATCGCGATCTCCTTGCGCTCCTCGACCGCGATTATCCGATCGAACAAGAGCTCACGCCCGTCGAGCTCGAGCGTGCCCCGCATCTTGCGTACTCCGTCAATCGCCGCCGCAGCTACGTCGCGAACCCGGAGTACTTACGCCGATTCGAAGCACATGTCGATTCCGACGACATCCCGCTCATCCTGTGGGGGCGCTCGGGTCTCGGTAAGAGCGCGCTCGTCGCGTATCTGACACACGAGTATAAGAAGCAGCATCCCGACGCATTTGTTATCTCCCACTTCATCGGCGCAGCCGCGGCGGGCAGCGATCCCGAAGACGTCATGCGGCAGGTGATGATGGAGATCAAAGAGCGGTACGCGCTCGATGACGAGATCCCGCAAGACGACCAAAAGATCCGCGAGGAATTCCCGGCATGGCTGGCGAAAGTGCAGAACGAGAAGCTGATATTGGCAATCGACGCACTCAACCAGCTTACTGGCGTCGCCGAAGAACTGCACTGGCTGCCGGAGTTCATCCCATCTCACGTTCGTCTCGTCGTCTCGACAACGCCGGGACATACGCTCGAACAGCTTCGCAAGCATCAGTGGCAGGAGTTGGAGTTGCAGCCGCTCGACGTGCCGACGCGCGAGCGCATAGCGAACGAGTATCTGCTGCAATATAACAAGAAGCTCACGCCGGAGCAGCTTGCGTTCATCGCGAACGATCCGAAGTGCGAGAGCCCGCTCTTCCTTCGCACGCTCATTGAAGAGCTGCGCGTCTTCGGTCGGCATACGACGCTCGACGAGCATATTGCAAGTTATCTTGCCTCACGAGACGAGCGAGAACTCTTCGCGCATATCCTCGCTCGCATGGAAGACGATTTCGGCGAGGCGACCGTGCGCTCGGTGATGCAGACGATCTACGCTTCGCGCTATGGCTTGTCGCAAACGGAGCTGTACGGCATCACGAAACTCTCGCAGCTTGCACTGAGCGAATTCCTGATCGCGCTCGAGTACCACCTCATGCAGCGCTCGGGTCTCTACACGTTCTTCCATAACTACCTGCGCGAAGCAGTCGAGGCGCGCTACCTCTCTACGGAGGAAGACCTGCGCTCCGCCCACCGCACCATCGCCGAGTACTGGACCACCCAACCCTACACCACCCGCCGCCGCGACGAAGAACCCTGGCAGTGGCAGCAGGTAGGGGATATGACCCGACTTCGAGATTGTCTGCTTGCACCCGGCATGGTGGCAATGCTCGATACCGATCACGAACGCTACGAAGCGTTCGGGTTCTGGCGGACGCTCGGAGGTGTTGAGATCGAACCAGGGTATGGCCGGACGCTGCTCAATTCGGGGCTGTCGGCGAAGCGAATGGTGGAGGCATTCTTGAACACGATAGACCTCCTCGTCCTTGCAGATGAACACCACAAAGCGGAGGCACTATTCAATGCGGGACGTCACGAATTCGAGTCGCTCGGCATCGTCGAGGAACAGCGCCTCTGGCTTCGCGAACGTGAGATACTCATCCTCAATCACCTCGGCAGAACGGACGAAGTCATAGCGCGTACCGAAGCAATGCTCGCAGACGAGAAGGCAATGTCGGTTCACCCAACGTTGAGGATCGAACTACTTGATAATCTTTCACATGCATATTCACGGGTGGATAATTTTGCCGAAGCTGAACGAATAATTCGTATCTCTATTGATGAAAGCAAAGAGATCTACGGCAACTACAGCCCAAAATTGTTTCCGAGACTTAATAGTCTTGCAAGCAACCTAACATTCCAGGGACAATTTGAAGAGGCTGAGAAATACTTGTCAGAATTAGTTCATGGTACCATAGAACAAACAGGATACGAACACCCTAGTGTTGCGTATCAACTGATGCAACTTGCCAGTTGTAGGACACTTGCAGGAAGACTAGATGGAGTTATTGAGGATCTTGAAATTGCTGAATCTATCTTTATCAAGACGTTAGGAAAAGAACACTTTTACACATGCAATTGTGGGTTGCGCTTAGCGGAAGCAAAACGTTTGTTGAATGATTTCGTGGGTGCTTGCTCGATTCTGACCGATATTATGGAAATAATGGAGCGGAAGTATCCAAGACACCTTGAGACCGCAGTCTGGGGCATTGCGTTAGGTTTCAATTACTACCTCATGGGCGATTATGCTTCAGCTATCCCATACTATGAGAAATTCTTGCCACGATTAGTGGAATTACTTGGTGTCGATAACCCAGAAGTCGTCAGAAGAAGGGATCGGCTTGCAGAAATGAAAGAGAAATTATCTCAGGTGTCGCCAAAAATACGGTAG
- a CDS encoding GNAT family N-acetyltransferase gives MGTTLNIRLWTDTDDVSALTEMLHRAYKPLADMGLRFLATHQNDTITRERVSAGKTFLGEVDGVVIATVTLVAPEDAGGCPWYDRPEVASFGQLAVEPHLQKQGIAAKLLDLVEAEATAMGAAEIALDTSEEAHHLINYYAKRGYRFIEYTQWPDVNYRSVIMSKTL, from the coding sequence ATGGGCACCACCCTCAACATTCGCCTCTGGACCGACACCGACGATGTTTCGGCGCTGACCGAGATGCTGCATCGCGCATACAAGCCGCTGGCCGATATGGGGTTGCGCTTCCTTGCCACGCACCAGAATGATACGATCACACGTGAGCGTGTGAGCGCGGGGAAGACGTTCTTGGGCGAAGTCGATGGGGTTGTGATCGCGACCGTCACGCTCGTCGCACCGGAAGATGCGGGTGGATGTCCATGGTATGACAGGCCGGAGGTCGCGAGCTTCGGTCAGCTCGCCGTCGAGCCGCATTTGCAAAAGCAGGGGATTGCAGCGAAGCTCCTCGATCTCGTCGAAGCAGAAGCAACAGCGATGGGCGCTGCCGAGATCGCACTCGATACAAGCGAGGAAGCACATCACCTTATCAACTACTACGCAAAGCGGGGATATCGGTTCATCGAATACACCCAGTGGCCCGATGTCAATTACCGCAGCGTGATCATGAGCAAAACATTGTGA